Proteins encoded in a region of the Wolbachia endosymbiont (group A) of Anomoia purmunda genome:
- a CDS encoding SpvB/TcaC N-terminal domain-containing protein has translation MEPNKDTTQKSTIEAKKLELPKGGGAIKGISEAFEANSFTGTGAFSIPIALPTCRNFSPSLSVNYSSGSGNGVFGIGFNVSIASIIRKTSKKILTYDDEDIFVLTGADDLVLVNESSNSEYDITYYQPRIEGLFAKIERLISKSDNTVYWQVTSKDGSIAIYGKNKQAQIYDPKSNKRIAEWLLEELSDVYGNKILYYYRSSTKDTNVQSGGRVIDRIAYGYNQELNYNYFEVLFDYGENDFTSPVDKRYSDEREEILRPDPFTSHTTGFAVRTELLCRAIRIYHRFDELDKEPKLVNGTYFDYDERPTITYLRAVKQVGYYKRGEKRFTKTTPTLVFSHTSDDSTYVSTVSSVTLSDGSKPSKELLQILKEQDFVFSEQNAEISEENSNWKIKDSEKDLLIKEKGNFLDLHNSNNKNSFKPVKIEGISKNFPGYLNDKRFQLVDLYQEGIEGILYNDGNTILYFRPNGNGEFAQAKLLENFPSLMRKTTYSLMSMEGNGELQLYVNESGFQGYYDFDGKWSEFKPLESQVVNISSELQEMIDVTGDGRTDIVVFEGEKVRVYPSAGKKGYKKAIYSSAPKGLPNQRFNSESTLVRFADMFGDGKSHLVKIENGKVECWPNLGYGKFGEKVVFKNAPYFRNGFNVKRLYFADIDGSGTTDLVYANHNSLDIYYNNSGNSFSKPVTLRLPVNYNQIGRIEFADILGNGTNCLLISYLDQNLKLQHLYYDFYNGVKPHLLKQIDNNMGNITRLHYAASTKFYLEDGKENRPWVTSLPFSVQVIEKIETIDNIVGSKLTSKYRYHHGFYDYVEKEFRGFGFVETWDTEDFTTTDQHYVAPIYTKTWYHTGAYKRVEDLVESYRKEFYQGDGKALKITPQIFDENITSIEDKRQAYRAIQGQMLRQEVYGLDKDENPDLYQHPYSVTESSACVKLLQSSTNSSHKVFKYGIFFVNLQETISYHYERNCCDPRTQHNFVLEIDGYGNVIKSVSITYPRRSQSGNYSEQQKLHATLEYNFYVNNTKEFYLLGTLYKSQAFEIGGLPDGYININDLRTHVTQSLQNTIKFEENLNYTSPQARLLSENHNYYWNEGQDSTLPLGSVTQQALLHHTEAMVFSDSQIKEVFSGKITSEQMLKDLGYKKTSDFWWAPSPTQYYCGSDKYYLPEKVIDVFGAETAVVYDQYNLLPIKTIVKATASSSYETTAEYDYQRLSPVKLTDHNDNVSEVILNPLGVVVATSLYGSENGQEKGDKPLLEYQVRKNPNFEDVLGIAEGANGPEYYLQNATSFFYYDLEAWRKNGQPVHVINLQRETHVSEGSSTRIRRVVTHIDGFGRTLETKMLADSESEKWLASGRVVYNNKGTEVKKYEPFYSNLTLYDFEESVRNQGVSDTLYYDPLLRNIRIDTAKGFFSKVEFDSWVTRNFDLNDTVKDSEYYREFNERWNRANTAEKAALKDEKDALDKAEKHYNTPTIEHLDSLGRKFLQIETLSKEGQSNVELKSHVKLDIQGNELESVDARFYEQNQGKEETEKIKNFRHVYSMAGLLKSSSIDAGETWNLANVAGSAVYNWNGKGSLTYTEYDKLQRPIKVKVTDQDLDLNGNIVEKFFYSEDIQDKVTNRYGTLIAHYDQAGLTEVKENDFKGQTLKSSYILRKNYKQEANWQNVENIVTTHADLEQEVFNSSIKYNAIGEVIEKTDSQNNTHSPIYDVAGRVKQIKLKKQGENIKTYVSDISYNPKGQRTSITYGNGVVTSYSYDPKTFRLTKLESVKEKKKLQSINYTYDPVGNITCMNDDSYKVIFPNNKTIDTKSDYHYDSLYRLIEATGKEHPALNGKEEIITPIPHLNNQNAISNYTEYYDFDYGSNITKIRHSGKNNSTKEFYISSKSNRSLPIIESRPVNENDIDASYDERGNLLKLSGTQNLRWNYRDNIAYVDIITRPSGKNDSEYYVYDSSGQRVRKVTETYQNNEANHTKVEKIYFGDIEVTRIYQESGLSKEKYTVHVMDDKSRVALHHYWTKGTSDETRESQSRYQLSNHLDSVALELNDNAEIMTYEEYLPFGGTALIAAKTAREVTEKEYRYSGKERDESTGLYYYGARYYAPWLARWINPDPAGTVDGLNLYQFVGNNPINYVDSIGETKKKDRYNVKFNQQSKTSIAVSRRKVGANFSLFEEVHESGGKGEKKLHAETSYITGQRSEGRLKDNIDKEIWKLDRSPCQNCTREIMEYVKDRLEAQSNFKLSLAIENIYTKAEGIEKGKGSMEQARRINATSLAAMKVIFPVALNLKYARMYENVENKENTKSGDPHPLVKQRQEFANDNLAQGHAENMKLVIDPLKTLAGKIEEIANGQPGDNIESIRGAIESMVKSDNILKNLLQGKEGVMIDTWKSQGMTTVGSVKSTMKTILEVADNLIKYSIPANDNQASSSNKKRKRAPGA, from the coding sequence ATGGAACCCAACAAAGATACTACACAAAAGTCTACTATTGAGGCCAAAAAGCTTGAGCTACCAAAAGGTGGTGGAGCGATAAAAGGAATTAGTGAAGCTTTTGAGGCTAACTCATTCACTGGTACTGGAGCTTTCTCAATACCAATTGCGCTGCCAACTTGTCGTAATTTCTCGCCTTCTTTAAGCGTTAATTACAGCTCTGGCAGTGGTAACGGAGTATTTGGTATAGGGTTTAATGTTTCAATAGCAAGTATTATCAGAAAGACATCCAAAAAAATTCTAACTTATGATGATGAAGATATTTTCGTACTTACAGGAGCAGATGATTTAGTACTCGTTAATGAGTCAAGTAATAGTGAATATGATATTACTTATTATCAGCCACGTATTGAAGGATTGTTTGCTAAAATAGAGCGTTTGATAAGTAAAAGTGATAATACGGTTTACTGGCAAGTTACTAGTAAAGATGGCAGCATTGCTATTTATGGTAAAAATAAACAAGCACAAATTTATGATCCAAAGAGTAATAAACGCATAGCAGAGTGGTTACTTGAGGAATTAAGCGATGTATATGGAAATAAAATACTTTATTATTATCGCTCAAGTACAAAAGATACAAATGTACAAAGTGGTGGCAGAGTAATAGATCGCATTGCTTATGGATATAACCAAGAGTTAAATTACAACTATTTTGAAGTTTTATTTGATTATGGCGAAAACGATTTTACAAGCCCAGTAGATAAAAGATATAGCGATGAAAGAGAAGAAATTCTCCGCCCGGATCCATTTACCTCGCACACTACAGGATTTGCAGTTAGAACTGAACTCTTATGCCGAGCTATAAGAATTTATCACCGTTTTGACGAGCTTGATAAAGAGCCAAAGCTAGTAAATGGAACGTATTTTGATTACGACGAGAGACCAACGATTACCTACTTAAGAGCTGTAAAACAAGTTGGCTATTATAAAAGAGGAGAAAAAAGATTTACTAAGACTACGCCAACTTTAGTTTTTTCTCATACTAGCGATGATTCTACCTACGTTTCAACAGTTTCATCGGTAACACTGAGCGATGGCAGTAAACCGTCTAAAGAGCTTCTACAGATTCTAAAAGAACAAGATTTTGTCTTTTCAGAACAAAATGCAGAAATCTCTGAAGAAAACTCAAATTGGAAAATCAAAGACAGTGAAAAAGACCTTCTAATCAAAGAAAAAGGAAATTTTTTAGACCTTCATAATTCAAATAATAAAAACTCTTTTAAACCGGTAAAAATAGAAGGAATAAGCAAAAACTTTCCTGGGTACTTAAACGATAAAAGATTCCAATTGGTTGATCTATATCAAGAAGGTATTGAAGGAATATTATATAACGATGGCAACACAATCCTTTATTTCAGACCAAATGGTAATGGAGAATTTGCTCAAGCTAAACTGCTAGAAAATTTTCCATCATTAATGCGAAAAACTACTTACTCACTAATGAGCATGGAAGGAAACGGTGAATTACAACTTTATGTGAATGAAAGTGGTTTTCAAGGTTACTATGATTTTGATGGTAAGTGGAGTGAATTTAAGCCTCTTGAGTCGCAAGTGGTCAATATCAGTAGTGAACTGCAAGAAATGATTGATGTCACCGGAGATGGAAGAACTGATATCGTAGTATTTGAAGGAGAAAAGGTCAGAGTATATCCATCTGCTGGTAAAAAAGGATACAAAAAAGCTATTTATAGCAGTGCACCAAAAGGTCTACCAAATCAGCGTTTTAATTCAGAGAGTACTTTAGTACGATTTGCTGATATGTTTGGTGACGGCAAGAGTCATCTAGTTAAAATAGAAAATGGCAAAGTAGAATGTTGGCCAAATCTTGGCTATGGTAAATTTGGTGAAAAAGTTGTATTTAAAAATGCTCCATATTTTAGGAATGGGTTCAATGTCAAACGTTTATACTTTGCTGATATTGATGGTTCTGGTACCACTGATTTAGTCTATGCTAACCATAATAGCTTAGATATCTATTATAACAATAGTGGCAACTCTTTTAGTAAGCCAGTAACTTTGAGATTGCCGGTGAATTACAATCAAATTGGTCGTATTGAGTTTGCTGACATTCTAGGAAATGGAACTAACTGTTTGCTTATTAGTTACCTTGATCAAAACTTAAAGTTACAGCATTTATATTATGATTTTTACAATGGAGTAAAGCCACACTTACTGAAGCAAATAGATAATAACATGGGTAATATTACCCGTCTTCATTATGCAGCTTCTACTAAGTTTTACTTAGAGGATGGAAAAGAAAACCGCCCGTGGGTAACAAGTCTGCCGTTTTCAGTACAAGTAATTGAAAAAATAGAAACGATAGACAACATAGTAGGAAGTAAACTGACGAGTAAATATCGTTATCATCATGGATTTTATGATTACGTCGAAAAAGAATTTCGCGGATTTGGTTTTGTTGAAACTTGGGATACTGAAGATTTTACTACAACTGATCAACATTACGTAGCACCGATTTATACCAAAACCTGGTATCACACAGGAGCTTATAAAAGAGTAGAAGATTTAGTTGAAAGTTATAGAAAAGAATTTTACCAAGGAGATGGCAAAGCATTAAAAATAACGCCGCAAATATTTGATGAGAATATCACCTCAATAGAGGATAAAAGACAGGCTTATCGAGCTATTCAAGGTCAAATGCTGAGGCAAGAAGTATATGGACTTGATAAAGATGAAAATCCTGATCTTTACCAACATCCATACTCAGTGACTGAATCAAGTGCTTGTGTAAAATTGCTACAATCTAGTACAAACAGTTCTCACAAAGTATTCAAATACGGAATATTCTTTGTGAATTTACAAGAAACTATCAGTTATCACTATGAAAGAAACTGCTGTGATCCACGTACTCAGCATAATTTTGTTTTAGAAATCGATGGATACGGTAATGTCATTAAATCAGTAAGTATTACTTACCCTCGTCGAAGTCAGTCAGGCAACTATTCAGAACAGCAAAAACTACATGCTACTTTAGAATATAATTTTTACGTTAACAATACTAAAGAATTTTACTTACTGGGAACTCTCTATAAATCACAAGCTTTTGAGATTGGGGGATTACCTGATGGCTATATTAATATTAATGACCTCAGGACTCACGTAACACAGTCCTTGCAAAATACGATAAAATTTGAAGAGAACTTAAATTATACAAGTCCACAAGCAAGGCTCTTAAGTGAAAATCATAACTACTATTGGAATGAAGGACAAGATTCTACTTTACCACTTGGCTCTGTAACGCAGCAAGCGCTTCTCCACCATACTGAAGCTATGGTATTTTCTGATAGTCAAATAAAAGAAGTATTTTCTGGTAAAATAACCTCTGAGCAAATGCTCAAAGATCTTGGCTACAAAAAAACTTCTGACTTTTGGTGGGCACCAAGTCCTACGCAATATTATTGTGGTAGTGATAAATATTATTTACCTGAAAAAGTAATTGATGTTTTTGGCGCTGAGACTGCAGTTGTTTATGATCAGTATAATTTACTGCCAATAAAGACGATAGTAAAAGCAACTGCAAGCTCAAGTTATGAAACGACAGCAGAATATGATTATCAACGATTAAGTCCAGTAAAGCTCACTGATCATAACGATAATGTTTCAGAAGTTATATTAAATCCACTTGGAGTGGTAGTTGCCACATCTCTTTATGGCAGCGAAAACGGGCAAGAGAAAGGAGATAAACCATTACTTGAATATCAAGTCAGAAAAAATCCAAATTTTGAAGATGTTTTAGGTATAGCAGAAGGAGCAAATGGTCCTGAGTACTATTTACAGAATGCAACAAGTTTCTTCTACTATGATCTGGAAGCATGGAGAAAAAATGGCCAACCTGTGCATGTGATTAATTTGCAGAGAGAAACTCATGTTTCAGAAGGGAGTTCCACAAGAATCAGGAGAGTTGTCACTCACATCGATGGGTTTGGCAGAACCCTTGAGACTAAAATGCTTGCAGACTCAGAGAGTGAAAAATGGCTAGCTTCAGGAAGAGTTGTTTATAACAATAAAGGCACAGAGGTGAAAAAGTATGAACCTTTTTATAGTAATTTAACTCTTTATGACTTCGAAGAGAGCGTACGTAATCAAGGAGTATCTGACACTCTTTATTATGACCCTCTACTGAGAAATATTCGTATTGATACGGCAAAAGGGTTTTTCAGCAAAGTAGAATTTGATTCGTGGGTTACTAGAAACTTTGATCTTAACGATACGGTAAAAGATTCAGAGTATTACAGAGAATTCAATGAAAGATGGAATAGAGCAAACACAGCAGAAAAAGCAGCTTTAAAAGACGAAAAAGACGCACTGGACAAAGCAGAAAAACACTATAATACACCAACAATAGAACATTTAGACAGTTTAGGAAGAAAGTTTCTGCAGATAGAAACCTTAAGTAAAGAAGGGCAAAGCAATGTAGAATTAAAATCCCACGTTAAACTTGATATTCAAGGAAATGAGCTGGAAAGTGTTGATGCAAGATTTTATGAGCAAAACCAGGGTAAGGAAGAAACTGAAAAAATAAAAAATTTTCGCCACGTTTATTCGATGGCTGGGCTCTTAAAGAGTAGCAGTATTGATGCTGGAGAAACATGGAATTTAGCAAATGTTGCAGGAAGCGCAGTATACAATTGGAATGGCAAAGGATCACTTACTTACACAGAATATGATAAATTGCAACGGCCAATAAAGGTAAAAGTTACTGATCAGGATCTAGATTTAAATGGCAATATCGTCGAAAAATTCTTTTACTCTGAGGACATTCAAGATAAGGTGACAAATCGTTATGGAACGCTTATTGCCCATTACGATCAAGCAGGACTAACTGAAGTTAAAGAAAATGATTTTAAAGGTCAGACGTTAAAAAGTAGCTACATTCTGAGGAAGAATTATAAACAAGAGGCAAATTGGCAAAACGTTGAAAATATCGTTACAACTCATGCAGATCTTGAACAAGAAGTGTTTAATTCAAGCATAAAATATAATGCAATTGGTGAAGTAATTGAAAAGACAGATTCGCAAAATAACACTCACAGTCCAATCTATGATGTAGCAGGCAGAGTAAAACAAATTAAACTCAAGAAGCAAGGAGAAAACATAAAAACCTATGTTTCAGACATCAGCTATAATCCTAAAGGTCAGCGTACATCGATTACCTATGGCAATGGGGTTGTTACCAGCTATAGTTATGACCCTAAAACTTTTCGGCTTACTAAACTTGAAAGCGTCAAAGAGAAAAAGAAACTACAAAGTATTAACTACACTTATGACCCTGTAGGTAACATTACTTGCATGAATGATGATTCATACAAGGTGATCTTTCCAAACAACAAGACTATAGATACTAAGTCTGATTATCATTACGATTCGCTTTATCGACTGATTGAGGCAACAGGAAAGGAACATCCAGCGCTGAATGGAAAGGAAGAAATTATTACACCAATTCCTCATCTAAATAACCAAAATGCAATCAGTAATTACACAGAATATTATGACTTTGATTATGGAAGTAACATTACGAAAATTAGGCATAGCGGAAAAAATAATTCTACTAAAGAGTTTTACATCTCAAGTAAGTCAAATCGAAGTTTACCAATAATAGAAAGTAGGCCTGTCAATGAAAATGATATAGATGCAAGTTATGACGAAAGAGGTAATTTATTGAAGCTGAGTGGTACACAGAATTTACGCTGGAATTACCGAGATAACATAGCGTATGTTGATATTATAACAAGGCCAAGTGGAAAAAATGATAGTGAATATTATGTTTATGATAGTAGTGGGCAACGAGTTAGAAAAGTTACTGAAACTTATCAGAATAATGAAGCTAATCATACTAAAGTAGAAAAAATTTATTTTGGTGATATTGAGGTTACGAGAATTTATCAAGAGAGTGGTTTAAGTAAAGAAAAGTATACTGTCCATGTAATGGACGATAAAAGTAGAGTAGCCCTCCATCATTATTGGACTAAAGGAACTTCTGACGAGACCAGAGAAAGTCAAAGTCGTTATCAGCTAAGTAATCATTTAGATTCAGTTGCCTTAGAATTAAATGATAATGCTGAAATCATGACATATGAAGAGTATCTACCATTTGGTGGCACAGCACTGATTGCAGCCAAAACAGCACGTGAAGTAACGGAAAAAGAGTATAGATATTCAGGAAAAGAAAGAGATGAGAGCACTGGCCTATACTACTACGGCGCACGTTACTACGCCCCATGGCTGGCACGATGGATTAATCCTGATCCTGCTGGAACTGTGGATGGGCTAAATCTTTACCAGTTCGTTGGCAATAATCCTATTAACTATGTTGACTCTATTGGTGAAACCAAGAAAAAAGACCGATATAACGTAAAGTTCAACCAGCAGAGTAAAACATCTATAGCTGTTTCTCGAAGAAAAGTAGGTGCAAATTTTTCTCTATTTGAGGAAGTTCATGAAAGTGGAGGGAAAGGAGAAAAAAAATTACACGCTGAAACGTCTTATATAACAGGCCAACGTAGTGAAGGTCGTTTGAAAGATAACATAGACAAAGAAATATGGAAACTTGATAGAAGCCCTTGTCAAAATTGTACTAGGGAGATAATGGAGTATGTCAAGGATCGTCTAGAAGCACAATCTAATTTTAAATTGAGTTTAGCTATAGAAAATATTTATACGAAAGCAGAAGGAATTGAAAAAGGTAAGGGCTCTATGGAGCAAGCAAGACGCATCAATGCAACGTCTTTGGCTGCTATGAAAGTTATATTTCCTGTTGCGCTAAATTTAAAGTACGCGAGGATGTATGAAAATGTTGAGAATAAGGAAAATACAAAAAGTGGTGATCCTCATCCACTTGTTAAACAAAGGCAAGAGTTTGCTAATGATAATTTAGCACAAGGACATGCAGAGAATATGAAATTAGTGATAGATCCATTAAAAACACTTGCAGGAAAAATAGAAGAAATAGCAAATGGACAGCCAGGAGATAATATTGAAAGCATTAGAGGCGCCATTGAGTCAATGGTAAAAAGTGATAACATTCTCAAAAATTTATTACAAGGAAAAGAAGGCGTGATGATTGATACATGGAAATCTCAGGGGATGACAACAGTAGGAAGTGTTAAGTCTACAATGAAGACAATACTAGAAGTGGCTGATAATCTGATTAAATATTCAATACCTGCTAACGATAATCAAGCTAGTAGTTCTAATAAAAAGCGAAAAAGAGCTCCTGGTGCATAA
- a CDS encoding phage late control D family protein — MIPGFSISVEGISITELIKSRLVSMHITDEAGVISDTAVIHLDDRDSLFEIPKTGAKLNILLGYKETGIVPMGDYIVNEITLQGPPQGLKIKSHAADLKESLKEQVFNEWHQITLNDLVEKIANKHGYQAKVAAEFANIIISHIDQTAESDMHFLTRLAQIYGAIAKPAGGYLLFVSKGKAKSVTGKTLSTITLTPADITNWKVRFNERNQYGSVIAYWYDYEKAETITEKIGDQEPSYTLRDIYASSDLAQSAASAKLNQLMSGAATLNIRMPGNPELFAEAKINLLGFRKGVYGKWIINKAEHVIDNLGYRTILTAVMETIDTWKVN; from the coding sequence ATGATACCAGGCTTTAGTATTTCAGTAGAAGGCATTTCCATCACTGAGTTGATAAAAAGTCGATTGGTATCGATGCATATTACTGATGAAGCAGGAGTAATAAGTGATACTGCTGTAATTCATCTTGATGATCGTGATTCATTATTTGAGATTCCTAAAACCGGAGCAAAGCTGAATATTTTACTTGGGTATAAAGAAACTGGCATTGTACCGATGGGAGATTACATAGTGAATGAAATTACGCTACAAGGCCCGCCACAAGGACTAAAAATCAAGAGTCATGCAGCGGATCTAAAAGAGTCATTAAAGGAACAAGTGTTTAATGAGTGGCATCAAATTACTTTGAATGATTTGGTGGAAAAAATCGCAAACAAACATGGCTATCAAGCTAAGGTTGCTGCAGAGTTTGCAAATATCATAATATCACATATTGATCAGACTGCAGAGAGCGATATGCATTTTTTAACCAGGCTTGCTCAAATTTATGGAGCAATAGCAAAACCTGCAGGAGGGTATTTACTGTTTGTTTCAAAAGGAAAAGCAAAATCAGTTACAGGAAAAACTTTAAGCACTATTACTTTAACACCTGCAGATATTACAAATTGGAAAGTAAGATTTAATGAGCGTAATCAATATGGCTCGGTTATCGCCTACTGGTATGATTATGAGAAAGCAGAGACTATAACAGAAAAAATAGGTGATCAAGAACCAAGCTATACTCTACGAGATATTTATGCAAGTAGTGACTTGGCGCAAAGTGCAGCTTCTGCAAAATTAAATCAGTTGATGAGTGGTGCAGCAACACTCAACATTAGAATGCCAGGAAATCCTGAATTGTTTGCTGAAGCAAAGATCAACCTTTTGGGATTTCGCAAGGGAGTTTATGGTAAATGGATAATAAATAAGGCTGAGCATGTGATTGATAACCTGGGTTATCGTACTATATTAACAGCAGTTATGGAAACAATTGATACTTGGAAAGTAAATTGA
- a CDS encoding ankyrin repeat domain-containing protein, producing MKFSLFRKLLINSIIPIICAIFLFQHFKPSKNIPIKSKASGNDLETLSTAAEKCNLDTVKSLIKNVVDINATHHFGATSLHYATSGGCLEVVKFLIEEGINVNTTDAFGWTALHYAAQEGRLEIAKFLLKNGANPSAKNKDKKTPLDLAIKELSNNKEKRDIYEEIINLLSKYQLFP from the coding sequence ATGAAATTCAGCCTTTTTCGAAAATTATTAATAAATTCAATAATACCAATAATATGTGCCATCTTTTTGTTTCAGCATTTTAAACCGTCAAAAAACATACCAATAAAAAGTAAGGCAAGTGGCAATGATCTGGAAACATTGTCTACTGCAGCTGAAAAATGTAATTTAGATACTGTAAAATCCTTAATAAAAAATGTGGTAGATATCAATGCTACTCATCATTTTGGCGCAACATCATTACACTATGCGACAAGCGGAGGCTGTTTAGAAGTTGTAAAATTTCTAATTGAAGAAGGCATTAATGTAAACACCACTGATGCTTTTGGCTGGACAGCTTTGCACTATGCTGCACAGGAAGGACGTTTGGAAATTGCTAAGTTTCTACTGAAAAATGGAGCAAATCCTTCTGCTAAAAACAAAGATAAAAAAACTCCTTTAGATCTTGCTATAAAGGAGTTAAGCAATAACAAAGAAAAAAGAGATATTTATGAAGAAATTATCAATTTACTTTCCAAGTATCAATTGTTTCCATAA
- a CDS encoding tail protein X, producing MMIYYKTKENDMLDLICWKHYGYEAVEVVLRANPGLAEYELLPAGLIIKLPAIQKEIQKQVVKLWD from the coding sequence ATGATGATATACTACAAGACTAAAGAAAATGACATGTTAGATTTGATCTGCTGGAAGCATTATGGCTACGAAGCAGTGGAGGTTGTATTAAGAGCTAATCCTGGGCTTGCAGAGTATGAACTTCTTCCTGCAGGGTTAATCATTAAACTTCCTGCTATTCAAAAAGAGATACAAAAGCAAGTAGTAAAACTATGGGATTAA
- a CDS encoding patatin-like phospholipase family protein encodes MAKYILSVDGGGIRGIIPAIILAEIESRTKKPISQIFDLMAGTSTGGIIVAGLCKSNKLQYSANDLVELYQEYGAYIFQSSFWRKSIASWLSGSQYSYRNVEFILNKYFGESTMVDVASNLLLTSYDIHNSCEFFFKSWKEKNIKLKDALRATTAAPTYFTPKRLKISQTERVLIDGGVFANNPAACAYASGKRLFPNDEIILLSIGTGGTDRSIKYANSRKFGKIGWVKPLLNVMFASGLDCVDYQLEQVMGDKYIRIQSQLKVASAEMDDITSKNIKCLQQEAKAMIESNQRAIDDFCATKII; translated from the coding sequence GTGGCAAAGTATATTTTATCTGTTGATGGAGGTGGAATCAGAGGAATAATTCCTGCCATTATTCTAGCAGAGATTGAATCTAGAACAAAAAAGCCAATTTCCCAGATTTTTGATTTAATGGCAGGAACCTCAACCGGTGGAATTATTGTTGCTGGACTTTGTAAAAGCAATAAACTTCAATATTCTGCCAATGATTTGGTCGAACTTTACCAAGAGTATGGAGCTTATATCTTTCAATCATCATTTTGGAGAAAATCAATTGCTTCTTGGCTCAGTGGTTCTCAGTACTCGTATAGAAATGTGGAATTTATTCTCAACAAATACTTCGGTGAAAGCACTATGGTCGATGTTGCGAGTAATCTACTGCTCACTAGTTATGACATTCACAATAGTTGTGAATTTTTCTTCAAAAGTTGGAAAGAAAAAAACATTAAGTTGAAAGATGCACTCAGAGCTACAACAGCTGCTCCAACGTACTTCACACCAAAACGTCTGAAAATTAGCCAAACAGAGAGAGTGTTGATAGATGGCGGAGTGTTTGCTAATAATCCTGCTGCTTGTGCATATGCAAGTGGTAAAAGGTTATTTCCAAATGATGAGATTATACTGCTATCAATAGGCACTGGTGGAACAGATAGAAGTATAAAGTATGCTAACTCAAGGAAATTTGGCAAAATAGGGTGGGTAAAGCCACTACTGAATGTGATGTTTGCCTCTGGATTGGATTGCGTTGATTATCAACTAGAGCAAGTAATGGGTGATAAATATATACGAATACAATCACAACTCAAAGTAGCATCAGCTGAGATGGATGATATAACATCTAAAAATATTAAATGTTTACAGCAAGAGGCAAAGGCAATGATAGAAAGTAATCAAAGAGCAATTGATGATTTTTGCGCTACCAAGATTATATAA